The following coding sequences are from one Brooklawnia cerclae window:
- a CDS encoding FCD domain-containing protein: MARADDRSQSRDDVVQPAPVLHESHSDTLGQEIVDGVLPAGTVLTLETIQDRFGVSRTVAREIVHSLESMNMVMSKRRVGIVVLPQRHWNLFDPNVIRWRLRGPQRELQLRSLIELRMAVEPMAAASAARRASPEARLRLVTLAQSLRSLLLAGDGAGYLDADIEFHSLLLESSGNEMFGALTTAVSAILAGRIELGLVPDAPVTAALNTHVALAEAILRDQPTRAEAAMSELLVELRGSLLDGEPPEAD, from the coding sequence GTGGCCAGGGCGGACGACAGGTCCCAGAGCAGGGACGATGTGGTGCAACCCGCACCGGTGTTGCACGAGTCGCATTCCGACACGCTGGGGCAGGAGATCGTCGACGGCGTGCTTCCCGCAGGGACGGTGCTCACTCTCGAGACGATCCAGGACAGGTTCGGGGTGTCGCGAACGGTGGCGCGGGAGATCGTCCACAGCCTCGAATCGATGAACATGGTGATGTCCAAGCGGCGTGTGGGAATCGTCGTGCTTCCTCAGCGGCACTGGAACCTCTTCGATCCCAACGTGATCCGCTGGCGGTTGCGTGGACCGCAGCGTGAGCTCCAGCTTCGTTCCCTCATCGAATTGCGAATGGCCGTCGAGCCCATGGCGGCGGCGAGCGCGGCGCGCCGGGCGTCGCCGGAGGCACGTCTTCGTCTCGTCACACTGGCCCAGAGCCTGCGGTCGCTGCTGCTGGCGGGCGACGGCGCCGGGTACCTCGACGCCGACATCGAGTTCCACTCGCTCCTGCTCGAGTCGTCGGGCAACGAGATGTTCGGGGCGCTGACGACCGCGGTCTCGGCGATACTCGCGGGGCGCATCGAGTTGGGGCTCGTCCCCGACGCGCCGGTGACCGCGGCGCTCAACACGCACGTGGCGCTCGCCGAGGCCATCCTGCGCGATCAGCCGACGCGCGCCGAGGCGGCGATGTCCGAACTGCTGGTGGAGCTGCGGGGCTCTCTGCTCGACGGCGAGCCGCCCGAGGCCGACTGA
- a CDS encoding alpha/beta fold hydrolase yields the protein MDWPGDGRPLVLLHGVFDSAECWTGVAQQLPCRVTAFDLDAHGHTPLFDGDFTMRAMTEHVIQALEAYGAGPVSLGGHSMGGLVAHEVALTRPDLVAALWLEDPAWVAATEPLGAATHFVTDRAAQLRSWTPDQVLAQGRADHPRWSDDEFGTWLQAKQDVDLDFVDRRQDWTAAASASSCADLDMNTWLLTANPAMGAVVDEASAITAMEGLGERGTRRHFPDCGHDIRKDDRAAYVSVLDEFLLATA from the coding sequence GTGGACTGGCCCGGCGACGGCCGTCCACTCGTCCTGCTGCACGGGGTGTTCGACTCGGCGGAGTGCTGGACCGGTGTGGCACAGCAGCTACCGTGCCGCGTCACCGCCTTCGACCTCGACGCACACGGCCACACGCCGCTGTTCGACGGCGACTTCACCATGCGGGCGATGACCGAGCACGTGATCCAGGCACTTGAGGCCTACGGTGCGGGGCCCGTGAGCCTTGGTGGCCATTCGATGGGCGGGCTCGTCGCCCACGAGGTGGCGCTGACCCGTCCCGATCTGGTCGCCGCACTTTGGCTGGAGGACCCCGCATGGGTCGCAGCCACCGAGCCACTCGGCGCGGCGACCCATTTCGTCACCGACCGCGCCGCGCAGTTGAGGTCATGGACGCCGGACCAGGTGCTCGCCCAGGGGCGTGCGGATCATCCGCGCTGGAGCGACGACGAATTCGGCACCTGGCTTCAGGCGAAGCAGGACGTCGACCTCGACTTCGTCGACCGCCGGCAGGACTGGACCGCCGCGGCCTCGGCTTCGTCCTGCGCCGATCTGGACATGAACACCTGGCTGCTGACGGCCAACCCGGCCATGGGGGCCGTCGTCGACGAGGCATCGGCGATCACCGCGATGGAGGGTCTGGGTGAGCGCGGCACCCGCCGTCATTTCCCGGACTGTGGGCACGACATCCGCAAGGACGACCGGGCGGCTTACGTGTCGGTGCTCGACGAGTTCCTGCTCGCCACCGCCTGA
- a CDS encoding GntP family permease, with the protein MGTTQIVIAAAIGIALIVALIVFAKLNPFISLLVSSGVVAAVAGVGPSELLNSFTTGFGSTLGGVGALIALGAIIGALLLKSGGANSLVDKLLSTSSVRLLPWAVALVAAIVGIPMFFETGVVLLIPLIMLIARRAKVPVLLVGIPMLVGLGQMHALVPPHPGPLAVIDALGADLGTTMFFGFLVAIPITAVGALVAPFFARWVPVMAPDDEAAGQAGDASAQTGARQPRFGWTVATIVLPVVLMLGRTVGELALPEDSGALQVLVFLGTPIVALTLTVLLAIVTLGFGAGLKMESIGSIVSGSFGSIASVLLIVGAGGGFKQTLVDIGVGNVVASVSTSLALSPMLVAWVIAALIRAATGSATVAALTAAGLVSPLVAGLDTPHAALMVLAVGLGSGFLSHVNDAGFWMVKEFFGLTIGQTFKTWSLLTVILPVVGLGLVAILWAVV; encoded by the coding sequence ATGGGTACGACGCAGATCGTCATCGCTGCGGCGATCGGGATCGCACTGATCGTCGCGCTGATCGTTTTCGCCAAGCTCAACCCGTTCATCTCGCTGCTCGTGTCGTCCGGCGTCGTCGCCGCCGTCGCGGGCGTCGGTCCGTCCGAGTTGCTCAACAGCTTCACCACCGGTTTCGGGAGCACCCTCGGGGGCGTCGGGGCCCTCATCGCACTGGGCGCGATCATCGGAGCCCTCCTGCTCAAGAGCGGAGGTGCGAACTCGCTGGTGGACAAACTCCTGTCCACCAGTTCCGTCCGCCTGCTCCCGTGGGCGGTCGCGCTGGTCGCCGCCATCGTCGGGATCCCGATGTTCTTCGAGACGGGCGTGGTGCTGCTCATCCCGCTCATCATGCTGATCGCGCGCCGCGCGAAGGTGCCGGTACTGCTCGTCGGCATCCCCATGCTGGTCGGACTCGGCCAGATGCACGCGCTCGTGCCCCCGCATCCCGGGCCTCTGGCGGTCATCGACGCGCTGGGCGCCGACCTCGGCACGACGATGTTCTTCGGGTTCCTGGTCGCCATCCCGATCACTGCCGTCGGCGCGCTCGTGGCACCGTTCTTCGCTCGCTGGGTGCCCGTGATGGCTCCCGACGACGAAGCTGCGGGGCAGGCCGGCGACGCGTCCGCGCAGACCGGTGCGCGTCAGCCCCGCTTCGGGTGGACGGTCGCGACCATCGTGCTTCCCGTGGTGCTCATGCTCGGCCGCACCGTCGGCGAACTCGCCCTCCCCGAGGACAGTGGGGCGCTTCAGGTGCTGGTCTTCCTCGGCACGCCGATCGTCGCCCTCACCCTCACGGTTCTGCTCGCGATCGTCACGCTCGGCTTCGGCGCAGGCCTCAAGATGGAGTCGATCGGTTCGATCGTCTCCGGGTCGTTCGGGTCGATCGCCAGCGTCCTGCTCATCGTCGGCGCGGGCGGTGGCTTCAAGCAGACCCTGGTCGACATCGGGGTCGGCAACGTCGTCGCGTCGGTGTCGACGTCCCTGGCCCTGAGCCCGATGCTGGTCGCGTGGGTGATCGCGGCGCTCATCCGTGCCGCCACCGGCTCGGCCACGGTCGCGGCACTGACCGCCGCCGGCCTGGTCTCGCCACTCGTGGCGGGGCTCGACACACCCCATGCCGCCTTGATGGTGCTCGCCGTCGGGCTCGGCTCGGGCTTCCTCTCCCACGTCAACGACGCGGGATTCTGGATGGTCAAGGAATTCTTCGGCCTCACCATCGGGCAGACGTTCAAGACCTGGAGCCTTCTCACCGTCATCCTGCCCGTGGTCGGTCTGGGGCTGGTCGCCATCCTGTGGGCGGTGGTCTGA
- the ald gene encoding alanine dehydrogenase, translated as MRIGVPTEIKNHEYRVAITPAGVHELVRHGHQIVVQAGAGLGSAITDDEYRSAGAVIGTVDDAWGAQLVLKVKEPVASEYGYLRDDLVLFTYLHLAANEPLLDALLGSGTTAIAYETVQLPGGALPLLAPMSEVAGRLAVLVGGYHLLGSNGGRAVLLPGVPGVRPGKVTVIGGGMAGSNAVAQAVGQGADVTVIDISVPRLRELDDRYRGTVTTVASSAYEIERAVLDADLVVGSVLVPGDRTPKLIGHDLVMGMKPGSVLVDIAIDQGGCFEDSHATTHDDPVFTVGNSIFYCVANMPGTAAATSTPALTNATLPYSIAIADKGWEQAVADDPALALGLSTVGHKLANSAVAHAFPAKPVLAA; from the coding sequence ATGCGAATCGGAGTACCCACAGAGATCAAGAACCACGAGTATCGCGTCGCCATCACACCGGCCGGAGTCCACGAACTGGTCCGGCACGGGCATCAGATCGTGGTGCAGGCCGGCGCCGGGTTGGGCAGTGCCATCACCGATGACGAATACCGCTCGGCCGGCGCAGTCATCGGCACCGTCGACGACGCATGGGGAGCCCAGCTCGTCCTCAAGGTGAAGGAGCCTGTGGCCAGCGAGTACGGATACCTGCGCGACGACCTGGTGCTGTTCACCTATCTGCATCTGGCGGCCAACGAGCCGCTCCTGGACGCTCTTCTCGGCAGCGGGACGACGGCCATCGCCTACGAGACCGTGCAGCTGCCGGGCGGCGCGCTTCCTCTGCTGGCCCCCATGAGCGAGGTGGCCGGGCGGCTCGCGGTGCTGGTCGGCGGCTATCACCTGCTCGGCAGCAACGGTGGACGCGCAGTCCTGCTCCCGGGAGTCCCCGGCGTTCGCCCGGGCAAGGTCACCGTCATCGGAGGCGGAATGGCGGGCAGCAACGCCGTCGCACAGGCCGTGGGCCAGGGCGCCGACGTCACCGTGATCGACATCTCGGTGCCGCGGTTGCGGGAACTCGACGACCGTTACCGTGGCACGGTCACGACGGTTGCGTCGAGCGCGTACGAGATCGAGCGCGCGGTGCTCGACGCCGACCTCGTCGTCGGCTCGGTGCTCGTCCCCGGGGATCGGACACCCAAGCTCATCGGCCATGACCTGGTCATGGGCATGAAGCCGGGGAGCGTGCTGGTCGACATCGCCATCGACCAGGGCGGCTGCTTCGAGGACTCGCATGCCACGACGCACGACGACCCCGTCTTCACCGTGGGCAATTCGATCTTCTACTGCGTGGCCAACATGCCGGGAACAGCGGCCGCCACCTCGACCCCCGCGCTGACCAACGCAACGCTGCCGTACAGCATCGCCATCGCCGACAAGGGCTGGGAGCAGGCTGTGGCAGATGACCCCGCGCTCGCGCTCGGCCTCAGCACCGTCGGCCACAAGCTCGCCAACTCGGCTGTCGCCCACGCGTTCCCGGCCAAGCCGGTGCTCGCGGCCTGA
- a CDS encoding Lrp/AsnC family transcriptional regulator — protein sequence MTTRESGGGAPQKMHLDDLDERILWELGRDADITNAALAERLHVSPSTTLARVKALRAAGVLGTAHADVDYGALGLPLQAIVAVKLRAQARASIRSYADKIIRLPNVLNIYFLGGQTDFLVHVVATSPSQLRDFVALRLSVDPAVASTETQIVFDWVRSLDHRTRASGFDEMRDPIT from the coding sequence ATGACCACCAGGGAATCCGGCGGTGGTGCGCCGCAGAAAATGCATCTCGACGACCTGGACGAGCGGATCCTCTGGGAACTCGGCCGGGACGCGGACATCACCAACGCCGCGCTCGCGGAGAGGCTTCATGTCTCACCGTCCACCACTCTGGCAAGGGTGAAGGCATTGCGCGCAGCCGGCGTGCTGGGCACCGCGCACGCCGATGTCGACTACGGGGCTCTCGGCCTGCCGCTGCAGGCCATCGTCGCCGTGAAGCTGCGGGCACAGGCCCGGGCGTCGATCAGGAGCTACGCGGACAAGATCATCCGGCTGCCTAATGTGCTCAACATCTACTTCTTGGGCGGCCAGACCGACTTCCTCGTCCACGTCGTCGCGACCTCCCCGAGTCAGTTGCGCGATTTCGTCGCCCTGCGGCTGAGCGTCGATCCCGCGGTCGCCTCCACCGAGACCCAGATCGTCTTCGACTGGGTGCGCAGCCTCGACCACCGGACCCGCGCGTCCGGCTTCGACGAGATGCGCGACCCCATCACCTGA